Proteins from a single region of Hordeum vulgare subsp. vulgare chromosome 6H, MorexV3_pseudomolecules_assembly, whole genome shotgun sequence:
- the LOC123403446 gene encoding probable leaf thionin has product MAISKSIKSVVICVLILGLVLEHVQVEGKSCCKNTTGRNCYNACRFAGGSRPVCATACGCKIISGPTCPRDYPKLNLLPESGEPNATEYCTIGCRTSLCDNMDNVSRGQEMKFDMGLCSNACARFCNDGDVIQSVEA; this is encoded by the exons ATGGCAATCAGCAAGAGTATTAAAAGTGTGGTTATTTGTGTTCTCATACTGGGTTTAGTTCTGGAGCATGTCCAAGTAGAAGGCAAGAGTTGCTGCAAGAACACGACGGGCAGAAACTGCTACAACGCCTGCCGTTTCGCCGGTGGTTCCCGACCAGTCTGCGCAACTGCTTGTGGTTGTAAAATCATAAGCGGCCCAACATGTCCTAGGGACTATCCTAAGCTGAATCTTCTCCCTGAATCCG GTGAACCAAATGCGACTGAGTACTGCACAATTGGATGCAGGACTTCCCTCTGTGACAACATGGACAATG TTTCCCGTGGCCAAGAGATGAAATTCGACATGGGACTCTGCAGCAACGCATGTGCCCGTTTCTGTAATGATGGTGATGTCATTCAGTCTGTTGAAGCCTAA